TCGCTAAGGTGCTGTACGCAGGACACGGGGCGCTGGGAACAGCTGGCACTGTCCCACAACTCCAACCGGCTGCCCAGTTGATGTATTACGGGGGCGATCTGGCAGAACTGCTGCTGTTTGTCGTGGTCTTTCAGGGCTGGTTCCGACAGCGTGAACAGGCACGGCAGCGAACGCAGCAAATCGTGCTTCCCTGAGCGGATCCTGACAATCCAACGGCAAGAAGCTGATTGCCGGCGACTGAATACGCGCCCCACCGTTAGCGCTTCCCTCTGAGCAAGTGTCAGGGTCAGACCCCCTGCCACCAACGTGGGACACGATTCATGATGTGATACTGCGCCACAGGAAATCCACTCCGCCCCGGTCCTGACGCAAGAGTGTCGTCTACTCGGCCCACAGCAGACGAAGGACAGGAGAGCCTGAACATCAAACCACCCCTACCCTACCTGTGAGTCAAGTCTGGACTGCTTAATTTCTGATTGTTTCGACGGATCGTGGTGGGGCTGCTGGAGCGGTGAGTGGTCAATCGCGACACGTCAGCGGTAATCATCTGGTTTAAGGCAACGCAACCTTCGATCCTTTCGAAGATTCATAGAGGCCGATCAACGGCCGAGCTCCTGGGCAAACATGTCACGTACGGTCAGTGGGGGGCGTCCCAGCAGTTGCTCAAGGGTAGGGTGGACAGTAGCAAACTCGCCCGCGCGGCTTGCCCGATACATACCGAGCATCATATTCACGGCGCCTGTCGGTGTGCCCCGCGCTGCCATCCTGGCGCCGAACTCCTCATCGGAAATGACCCGGCGCTGGATGGGACGGCCCAGTACCTCAGAAGCGGCAGCAGCAAGCTCAGCGAAGTCGAGCGCCTGCGACGCAGTGAGCGGCGGTGTCGGCCCGTCAAATCGGCCAGCGTCAGCAAGAATTACCGCGGCCGCTTCAGCCAGATCAGCATGGGTCGTCCAAGCAATTTTACCGTCTGCCGGTGTTTCGAGCAGACCAGTGTCGGGTGAATCGCCCAGGAAGTTTAGAGCGCTTGAGGCGTAGAAGCCGTTGCGCAGGGCCGTCCAGTCCAGACCGGACTGATCCAGCATGTCCTCGGTAGCGGCGTGATCGAGCGCAGGAGGGAACGCCGAGGACGCGCCCGCAGCCATCTGGCTGGTGTAAACGATCCGCGCCGCATCAGCGTTGCGCGCCGCCTCGATGGCCACGCGGTGCTGACTGAGGGGGTCACCCCCGTAAGCCCGTGCATTCGAGGACACCAGGAGCACCTGGGTGGCGCCCTCGAATGCACGGGTGAGGCTGGCCGGGTCACGGTAATCACCCTGACGGACCCGTACCCCAAGAGCCTGCAGGTCGGCGGCTTTCTCGGGGTCGCGGACGCTGGCACCGACCTGGGCGACTGGAAGGCGGGCGACGAGCTTCTCGATGATGGCGCGGCCCAGTTGGCCGGTAGCTCCTGTGACGACAATCATTCGGTTCTCCAATGTATGCAAGTGCTCTGGTTTTTCAGGAACGATCCGCGCTCTGCAGAATCAATGAAAACCCAGTCAGGGATTTTCTCAAGGGGAGTCAGGCTTGTGCCGTTCAGTCAGCAGGTTGTTTTGTGGTCGAAGGTGCAGCGCACGCAGCGTGGGATGGGTCCGGCTTTCAAATTCGTTACCCACTCCCGCTTGCCTGCATCATTTCCTGTGGGTCAACGGCCATTGGCCGCTTGGCACCGCCTACATCTCTCGCCGGGAACTGCCGATGCCGCCGAGTTGCGCCAGCGCCTCTTCCGGCAGGATGAGGTTGGCAGCGGCGACGTTCTCACGCAGATGCTCAGGCGAGGAGGTGCCGGGAATCAGCAGGAGATTGGGGGAACGCTGAAGCAACCACGCCAGAGCTACCTGCATGGGCGTCGCGCCCAACAGCTGAGCAACGTTTGACAGGGCGTCAGACTGCAGCGGAGAGAACCCGCCCAGCGGAAAGTAGGGCACGTAGGCGACGCCCTGCTGGGCAAGATCATCGAGAAAAGCGTCGTCGTCCCGTTGCGCCAGGTTGTACATGTTCTGAACACACACGATCTCGCTGATGGACCGCGCCTCCGCGAATTGCCTGGGGGTAACGTTGCTTACACCGATGTGGCGGATCAGCCCTTGTGCTTTGAGGTCAGCCAGAGCCGCCAGCGGCCCTGCGATGGACCCCTCCGACGGTCCGTGCGCGTCGCCCATGACCCTGAAGTTCACGACATCGAGCGCGTCCAGTCCGAGGTTCTCAAGGTTATCGTGAACTGCCCGCGTCAGCTCCTCGTGTGACATGGCAGGCACCCAG
This sequence is a window from Deinococcus humi. Protein-coding genes within it:
- a CDS encoding SDR family oxidoreductase → MIVVTGATGQLGRAIIEKLVARLPVAQVGASVRDPEKAADLQALGVRVRQGDYRDPASLTRAFEGATQVLLVSSNARAYGGDPLSQHRVAIEAARNADAARIVYTSQMAAGASSAFPPALDHAATEDMLDQSGLDWTALRNGFYASSALNFLGDSPDTGLLETPADGKIAWTTHADLAEAAAVILADAGRFDGPTPPLTASQALDFAELAAAASEVLGRPIQRRVISDEEFGARMAARGTPTGAVNMMLGMYRASRAGEFATVHPTLEQLLGRPPLTVRDMFAQELGR
- a CDS encoding aldo/keto reductase family oxidoreductase, giving the protein MTIYSARYPSTFTLGDRTVRRVGYGAMQLAGPGVFGPPRDWHTAVAVLREAVSLGINHIDTSDFYGPHITNQIIREALHPYPDDLVIVTKVGARRPADGSWVPAMSHEELTRAVHDNLENLGLDALDVVNFRVMGDAHGPSEGSIAGPLAALADLKAQGLIRHIGVSNVTPRQFAEARSISEIVCVQNMYNLAQRDDDAFLDDLAQQGVAYVPYFPLGGFSPLQSDALSNVAQLLGATPMQVALAWLLQRSPNLLLIPGTSSPEHLRENVAAANLILPEEALAQLGGIGSSRREM